The proteins below come from a single Silene latifolia isolate original U9 population unplaced genomic scaffold, ASM4854445v1 scaffold_73, whole genome shotgun sequence genomic window:
- the LOC141640147 gene encoding uncharacterized protein LOC141640147, producing the protein MVKDVHEILMECNDAGDEFKRMFIIYSMSIFLAPSSNKSLDLKLVKAVDHVTRISQFDWCEYVFEEMVRSVRVFKEGAKSTVSGCTPEIFLTQASDHEAEVETKEGYMMVKLPSGFETDEQIRARAMDRAHEIYLRMKRDNELFIGRYVHNMRKLITMKAKSSMGEATTSTQSGAKVDGAEDVNPKEHAAAEEEVENPENSTTETQTLPFMKDVGYHNLMDMLIARSYELKKAKQGLPSFDVWTEMLKVQYKELNKKYDGCTDKDLQNSDDDLACDDKQQDDDINDVTNLDSGDDEDQDDGLDNDMNSKLNDVISNIGVGVGSAVAREFNEELNRDTLNQEAVEKECEKINEETNVLTQLDEGVINVGLGGTNTVEEVNTDKPNKSIEKEVEEINEEAGKRDEETANVENLTNVEKGIGEDVEKTVNNVPNGEELNTKNSGKEGSGKNDGENNDDKSVGTHMKEGVPNVQLETAGTRSINDYLLHADNMNKIPKSADIVPHNLGCTMDCGLPDKDAQLVSDSMFRQDNLFETVFKHRKEVMDYCFLTDHAIKKTEIVCDFGIYHSIPKSDIESLLPDTKIEAVVIEAWAILLNQFQMAQKDSNRPTRIFYGLAHSGAMEKILLVDEEDVDELTRLKEDVWRTWDMWSNQYKQPLNLNSDMVFIPLLYQDH; encoded by the exons ATGGTCAAGGATGTTCATGAAATACTGATGGAATGTAATGATGCTGGAGATGAATTTAAAAGAATGTTTATAATTTACAGCATGTCTATTTTCCTAGCACCGTCTTCAAATAAATCTCTGGACTTGAAACTGGTAAAGGCTGTTGACCATGTGACAAGGATAAGCCAATTTGATTGGTGTGAATACGTATTTGAGGAAATGGTTAGAAGTGTTAGGGTGTTCAAAGAAGGGGCAAAGTCAACTGTCAGTGGATGC ACTCCAGAGATATTCTTGACTCAGGCGTCTGATCATGAAGCTGAAgtggaaacaaaagaggggtataTGATGGTGAAGTTGCCTAGTGGTTTTGAAACTGATGAACAAATCAGAGCAAGGGCAATGGAT CGTGCTCATGAAATTTATCTACGTATGAAGAGGGACAATGAATTGTTCATAGGTAGGTATGTACATAACATGAGAAAACTGATCACTATGAAAGCAAAAAGTTCAATGGGTGAAGCAACTACATCTACACAATCTGGTGCGAAGGTAGATGGTGCGGAAGATGTTAATCCTAAAGAACATGCTGCTGCTGAAGAAGAGGTTGAGAATCCTGAAAACAGTACAACAGAGACTCAAACGCTGCCTTTCATGAAAGATGTTGGATATCATAACTTGATGGACATGTTGATAGCGAGGTCATATGAATTGAAAAAAGCAAAACAAGGACTACCATCATTTGATGTTTGGACTGAAATGTTGAAAGTGCAATACAAGGAGTTGAATAAAAAATATGATGGATGTACAGATAAAGATCTTCAGAACAGTGATGATGACTTGGCATGTGATGACAAACAACAAGATGATGATATTAATGATGTTACTAACTTGGACAGTGGTGATGATGAAGACCAAGATGATGGGCTGGATAATGACATGAATTCAAAATTGAATGATGTAATATCCAATATTGGTGTAGGGGTAGGAAGTGCTGTTGCAAGGGAATTCAATGAAGAATTGAATCGTGATACACTTAATCAAGAAGCTGTTGAAAAAGAGTGTGAAAAAATAAATGAGGAGACAAATGTGTTGACACAGCTTGATGAAGGTGTAATCAATGTTGGTTTAGGAGGGACCAACACTGTTGAGGAGGTTAACACAGATAAACCAAATAAGAgcattgaaaaagaggttgaggAAATAAATGAGGAGGCTGGAAAAAGGGATGAGGAGACAGCAAATGTTGAGAACTTAACAAATGTTGAGAAGGGAATTGGAGAAGATGTTGAGAAAACTGTTAACAATGTACCAAATGGTGAGGAGCTGAATACTAAAAACTCAGGCAAAGAAGGCAGTGGAAAAAATGATGGGGAGAATAATGATGATAAAAGTGTGGGGACTCATATGAAGGAGGGTGTTCCAAATGTTCAGCTGGAAACAGCAGGAACAAGGAGCATCAATGACTATTTGTTGCACGCAGACAACATGAACAAAATACCTAAATCAGCAGATATAGTACCTCATAATTTGGGGTGTACTATGGACTGTGGTTTACCAGACAAGGATGCTCAACTTGTCTCAGATTCCATGTTCAGACAAGACAATTTATTTGAAACTGTCTTTAAGCATCGGAAAGAAGTCATGGATTATTGCTTCCTTACAGATCATGCGATTAAGAAAAC AGAGATTGTCTGTGACTTTGGTATTTACCATTCCATACCAAAGAGCGATATTGAGTCTTTGTTGCCTGACACTAAAATAGAAGCAGTGGTTATTGAGGCATGGGCAATATTGCTCAATCAGTTCCAAATGGCGCAGAAAGACAGCAACAGACCGACAAGGATTTTCTATGGCCTTGCCCACTCG GGTGCTATGGAGAAAATCTTACTTGTAGATGAAGAAGATGTTGATGAACTGACAAGACTTAAGGAAGACGTATGGAGGACATGGGATATGTGGTCAAATCAGTATAAACAGCCACTGAATTTGAATTCAGATATG gtgttcatacctttgcTATATCAAGACCACTAA